A single window of Paenibacillus sp. FSL H8-0537 DNA harbors:
- a CDS encoding aldo/keto reductase has protein sequence MQKVILNNGVEMPILGFGVFQIADQTECEQSVYDAITAGYRLIDTAASYLNEEAVGRAIKRSGVAREELFITTKLWVQDAGYERTKRAFEKSLERLQLDYLDLYLIHQPFGDVHGSWRAMEELNREGKSRAIGVSNFHPDRLIDLIIHNEVAPAVNQVETHPFNQQIESAAFMKENHVQIQSWAPFAEGKNNLFQNEVLVSIAEKYNKSVAQVVLRWLTLRDVVVIPKSVRKERLIENFNCFDFELTQEDMEAISRLDTKQSLFFSHRDPEMVKWLGTRNLDI, from the coding sequence TCAAACGGAGTGTGAACAAAGCGTTTATGATGCTATTACGGCAGGCTATCGACTGATTGATACAGCCGCCTCTTATTTAAATGAAGAAGCCGTTGGCAGAGCGATTAAACGGAGTGGCGTAGCAAGAGAGGAATTGTTTATTACTACAAAGCTTTGGGTTCAGGATGCTGGTTATGAACGTACAAAACGAGCTTTCGAAAAGTCACTGGAAAGATTGCAATTGGATTATTTGGACTTGTATTTAATTCATCAGCCATTTGGCGATGTGCATGGCTCATGGCGTGCGATGGAGGAATTAAATCGTGAAGGTAAAAGTAGGGCGATTGGCGTAAGCAATTTCCACCCGGACCGTCTGATCGATCTCATTATTCATAATGAAGTAGCTCCTGCCGTCAACCAGGTTGAAACGCACCCGTTCAACCAGCAAATCGAAAGTGCAGCATTCATGAAAGAGAACCATGTACAGATTCAATCCTGGGCCCCATTTGCTGAAGGAAAAAATAATCTGTTCCAAAATGAGGTATTGGTATCTATAGCTGAAAAATATAATAAATCCGTTGCTCAGGTGGTTTTACGTTGGTTGACACTAAGAGACGTTGTTGTGATTCCAAAGTCTGTTCGCAAAGAAAGATTGATCGAAAACTTCAACTGCTTTGATTTCGAATTAACACAAGAGGATATGGAAGCGATAAGTAGGTTGGATACGAAACAGAGCCTGTTCTTTTCACATCGCGATCCTGAGATGGTGAAATGGCTCGGCACCCGTAACCTTGATATTTAA
- the ppsA gene encoding phosphoenolpyruvate synthase has translation MSSFVLGFQEMEKTQLLAVGGKGLNLGELSKMEGIQVPEGFCVTTVGYQKAIEQNETYHALLNRLAMLKVEDRDQIGEISREIRQIIMEIEIPSDVVQAVTHYLSQFGDGHAYAVRSSATAEDLPHASFAGQHDTYLNIIGKEAILQHISKCWASLFTDRAVIYRMQNEFDHSQVYLSVIVQRMVFPLASGILFTADPITSNRKLLSIDAGFGLGEALVSGLVSADCYQVQEEEIVDKRIATKKIAIYGLKEGGTETQQIDPDQQTTQTLTEQQILQLARIGRKIEQHFGCPQDIEWCLDQDTFYIVQSRPITTLYPIPEANDQEKHVYVSVGHQQMMTDPIRPLGLSFYLLTTPAPMRTAGGRLFVDIAPRMATSVGREALLNALGSDPLIKGALMTLIERDFVKLLPNDQTAPILGRSHTDMLAQFENDPTIVSDLIKSNQTSVEELKQNIQTKSGSNLMDFILEDFQQLKKILFDPKSSSVFMAAMEASSWINEKMNEWLGEINAADTLSQSVPGNITSEMGLELMNVADVIRPYPEVIDYLQHVKEDNFLDELVKLNGGRETRDAIYAYLHKYGMRCAGEIDMTTTRWSEKPIALVPMILGNIKNFEPDAGKRKFEQGRQEALEKEQELLDRLKPLPDGERKATETKRMISLIRNFIGYREYPKYGMINRYFVYKQALLKEAEQLVQASVIQEKEDVYYLTFEELRNVVRTNKLDYPIISKRKDEYRLYEKLTPPRVITSDGEIISGKYERGNLPAEAIAGLPVSSGVIEGRARVILRMEDAVLEEGDILVTAFTDPGWTPLFVSIKGLVTEVGGLMTHGAVIAREYGLPAVVGVENATKLIKDGQRIRVHGTEGYIVIL, from the coding sequence ATGAGTTCTTTCGTTCTGGGTTTTCAGGAAATGGAAAAGACGCAGCTGTTGGCCGTTGGCGGAAAAGGGTTGAATTTAGGGGAATTATCAAAAATGGAAGGCATACAAGTACCCGAAGGATTTTGTGTTACAACAGTGGGGTATCAAAAAGCCATCGAACAAAACGAAACGTATCATGCTTTGCTCAATCGACTAGCCATGCTAAAGGTAGAAGATCGAGATCAAATTGGTGAAATCAGCAGGGAAATTCGGCAAATCATTATGGAAATCGAAATTCCTTCCGATGTTGTGCAAGCAGTTACTCACTATCTCTCTCAGTTTGGTGATGGGCATGCTTATGCAGTGCGTTCTAGCGCGACTGCAGAAGATTTGCCACATGCCTCCTTTGCTGGTCAGCATGACACCTATTTAAATATCATCGGCAAAGAAGCCATTTTGCAGCATATCAGCAAATGCTGGGCTTCCTTATTTACAGATCGTGCGGTAATCTACCGCATGCAAAACGAATTTGACCACAGCCAAGTGTATTTATCTGTTATCGTTCAAAGGATGGTTTTCCCACTGGCTTCAGGCATTTTATTCACCGCAGATCCGATTACTTCCAATCGAAAGCTTCTATCCATTGATGCCGGTTTTGGACTTGGAGAAGCATTGGTCTCTGGCTTGGTATCCGCCGATTGTTATCAAGTACAGGAAGAGGAAATCGTCGATAAGAGGATAGCGACCAAAAAAATAGCTATCTATGGACTTAAAGAAGGCGGAACAGAGACACAGCAGATTGATCCTGATCAGCAAACGACTCAAACCCTTACTGAACAACAAATTCTACAACTCGCACGCATAGGAAGAAAGATCGAACAACATTTCGGCTGTCCTCAGGACATCGAATGGTGCTTGGATCAGGATACCTTCTATATTGTCCAGAGCCGGCCAATTACTACTTTATACCCGATACCTGAAGCGAATGATCAAGAAAAACACGTCTATGTATCGGTCGGTCATCAACAAATGATGACCGATCCGATCAGACCATTGGGCTTGTCTTTTTATCTGTTAACGACTCCTGCACCCATGCGTACAGCTGGTGGAAGATTGTTTGTTGATATTGCACCTAGGATGGCTACATCTGTCGGCCGGGAAGCTTTATTAAATGCCTTGGGATCCGATCCGCTAATAAAAGGCGCACTCATGACCCTAATAGAGCGCGATTTTGTAAAATTGTTGCCAAATGATCAAACAGCACCGATTCTGGGCAGAAGTCATACCGATATGCTGGCACAATTCGAGAATGACCCTACAATCGTTTCTGATTTGATTAAGAGTAATCAGACATCGGTAGAAGAGTTAAAACAAAATATCCAAACAAAATCGGGATCGAATTTAATGGATTTTATTTTGGAAGATTTTCAGCAATTAAAGAAGATTTTATTTGATCCAAAAAGCTCGAGTGTGTTTATGGCTGCTATGGAAGCTTCATCATGGATCAATGAAAAAATGAACGAGTGGTTAGGTGAAATAAACGCAGCAGACACGCTTTCGCAATCGGTGCCCGGCAATATTACTTCGGAAATGGGTCTGGAGCTAATGAATGTCGCAGATGTCATTCGTCCTTACCCAGAAGTAATTGATTATTTACAGCATGTAAAAGAGGATAACTTTTTGGATGAACTCGTTAAGTTAAATGGAGGACGGGAAACGCGAGATGCTATCTATGCTTATCTCCATAAATACGGAATGAGATGTGCCGGGGAAATCGATATGACTACAACGCGTTGGAGTGAAAAACCAATTGCACTTGTCCCGATGATTTTGGGTAACATCAAAAACTTTGAGCCTGATGCTGGCAAGCGGAAATTTGAGCAAGGGCGGCAGGAGGCTTTAGAAAAAGAACAAGAGTTATTAGACCGATTGAAGCCATTGCCGGATGGTGAACGAAAAGCTACAGAGACAAAAAGAATGATCAGTCTCATCCGAAATTTTATCGGCTATCGTGAATATCCAAAATACGGCATGATCAATCGCTACTTCGTATATAAGCAAGCTTTACTGAAAGAAGCCGAACAGCTCGTACAAGCGAGCGTTATTCAAGAAAAAGAAGATGTATACTATCTCACTTTTGAAGAGCTTCGCAATGTCGTACGCACCAATAAATTGGATTACCCGATCATCAGCAAACGAAAAGACGAGTACCGCTTATATGAAAAACTAACTCCTCCACGTGTGATTACGTCTGATGGTGAAATCATTTCAGGCAAGTACGAACGAGGAAATCTTCCAGCCGAAGCTATTGCAGGCCTGCCAGTTTCTTCCGGAGTGATTGAAGGGAGAGCGCGTGTCATCTTACGAATGGAAGATGCTGTTCTAGAAGAGGGAGATATATTAGTCACCGCCTTTACCGATCCTGGGTGGACACCATTGTTTGTATCCATTAAAGGACTAGTCACCGAGGTTGGTGGACTGATGACTCATGGCGCAGTTATCGCACGTGAATATGGCTTGCCAGCAGTTGTAGGCGTGGAGAATGCTACCAAACTGATAAAGGACGGGCAGCGAATTCGCGTGCATGGAACAGAAGGGTATATCGTAATATTGTAA
- the helD gene encoding RNA polymerase recycling motor HelD — MDTKDWQQEQVRIEQVRNKLQARIDELEPEVAGLHDQAVDIRKRFWEEVTINTSTYEDFEETFYTINQQSALLAERERGYKLLTKQWKSMNRLLPSPYFGRIDFQEDGLSLSEQIYIGVTSFVDNDGLTFLVYDWRTPIASLYYDHSPGRASYVTPIGRVEGTMELKRQFQIQNGQIQSMFDTSETIGDELLQQVLGKAADPQMKSIVATIQKEQNTIIRNDKSRMLIVQGSAGSGKTSAALQRVAYLLYKHRQTIRADQIVLFSPNPMFNSYISTVLPELGEENMQQTTFQEYLDYWLGSSLRPEDAFDQIEFVLTSQGAPGYKARLQGIEYKTSEAFLKALQNYGMWLGREGMRFNGIWIRDRELITAERMSAKFYGYDRSLPLINRVALLQEWLLDELALLERMERQAPWVQEELSYLDTEHYAEVFEMLHKEKEVFDLTEQIAQVREKMNNKRREDEGDFNFGLREEELLRRRIVKESFKPLRKSVKKFSFVDVKGIYAQLFVDEAAYREQTNGTDIPTLWPEICSQTKERLLRSELFHEDATPYLYVKELIEGVRTNTDIRYVFVDEGQDYSMFQYEYLKKLFPRARMTVLGDYGQAIFMQATSLAASDSPLVRLFGEAETSLVCLVRSYRSTREIVEFTKSMLPGGEEIAPFERGGQKPLLTTLGSGEKRAAQIVADIAALKAEGFDSIAVITKTTAESRLAHEALRIQGCEALQLITKETLGFEKAVMVIPVYLAKGVEFDAVLVYDASPEAYGRDNERKLLYTACTRAMHRLHLYTTGDWSPFVQALPANLYEKA, encoded by the coding sequence ATGGATACGAAGGATTGGCAGCAGGAACAGGTGCGGATAGAACAGGTCAGAAACAAGCTGCAGGCGAGAATCGATGAACTGGAGCCAGAGGTTGCTGGTCTGCACGATCAGGCTGTGGACATCCGGAAGCGATTTTGGGAGGAGGTTACGATCAATACAAGCACGTATGAAGATTTCGAAGAGACCTTCTACACGATTAACCAGCAGTCAGCGCTATTGGCCGAACGGGAGCGCGGATACAAGCTGTTGACGAAGCAATGGAAAAGCATGAACCGTCTGCTTCCGTCTCCTTATTTTGGACGCATCGACTTTCAAGAGGACGGTCTGAGCCTCAGCGAACAAATCTATATCGGCGTAACTTCCTTCGTCGACAATGACGGATTAACCTTCCTAGTCTATGACTGGCGTACGCCAATCGCAAGCTTGTACTACGACCACTCCCCTGGAAGGGCATCTTATGTCACGCCAATCGGACGAGTCGAAGGGACGATGGAGCTTAAACGGCAGTTTCAGATTCAAAATGGGCAAATTCAGAGCATGTTTGACACAAGCGAAACGATTGGAGACGAATTGCTGCAGCAAGTGCTCGGTAAAGCTGCGGACCCGCAAATGAAGAGTATCGTGGCAACCATTCAGAAGGAGCAAAACACCATTATCCGCAATGACAAAAGCCGGATGCTTATCGTACAGGGGTCGGCCGGCAGCGGTAAGACTTCCGCGGCATTGCAGCGAGTGGCGTACTTGCTGTACAAACACCGCCAGACGATCAGGGCTGATCAAATCGTGCTTTTCTCACCGAATCCGATGTTTAACAGTTATATCTCCACCGTCCTTCCGGAGCTAGGTGAAGAGAATATGCAGCAGACGACTTTTCAAGAATATCTCGACTATTGGCTTGGTTCCTCGTTGCGGCCGGAGGATGCCTTTGATCAGATCGAATTTGTACTGACCTCACAAGGAGCGCCGGGGTATAAGGCTCGTCTTCAGGGGATCGAATATAAAACTTCCGAGGCTTTCCTGAAAGCCCTGCAGAACTATGGAATGTGGTTGGGAAGGGAAGGCATGCGATTCAACGGTATTTGGATTCGGGACCGCGAGTTGATCACCGCGGAGCGAATGAGTGCAAAATTTTACGGTTATGACCGTTCTCTGCCGCTAATCAATCGTGTCGCACTCTTGCAGGAATGGCTGCTCGATGAGCTGGCCTTGCTGGAACGCATGGAACGGCAAGCGCCTTGGGTACAGGAAGAGCTTAGTTATCTAGACACCGAGCATTACGCGGAAGTTTTCGAAATGCTGCATAAGGAGAAGGAAGTATTCGACCTTACGGAGCAAATTGCGCAGGTTCGCGAGAAAATGAACAACAAGCGCCGGGAAGATGAAGGAGACTTTAACTTTGGGCTGAGGGAGGAAGAGCTGCTTCGCCGAAGAATCGTGAAAGAAAGCTTTAAGCCGCTAAGGAAAAGTGTGAAAAAATTCTCGTTTGTAGATGTCAAAGGCATATACGCCCAATTGTTTGTTGATGAAGCGGCTTATCGGGAGCAAACCAATGGGACGGATATCCCCACGCTATGGCCTGAAATATGCAGCCAAACCAAGGAAAGGCTGCTTCGAAGCGAGTTGTTTCATGAGGATGCGACTCCGTACTTGTATGTAAAAGAGCTGATCGAAGGTGTTCGGACGAACACGGATATCCGCTATGTCTTCGTTGATGAAGGACAGGATTATTCGATGTTTCAATATGAATATTTAAAAAAGCTGTTTCCCCGTGCCCGGATGACGGTGCTAGGCGATTACGGGCAAGCGATCTTCATGCAGGCTACAAGCTTGGCTGCATCCGATTCGCCGCTGGTCCGCCTTTTCGGCGAAGCCGAAACAAGCCTTGTCTGCCTTGTACGCAGTTATCGTTCAACGAGGGAGATTGTTGAATTTACGAAATCGATGCTTCCGGGCGGAGAAGAGATTGCTCCTTTTGAAAGGGGAGGTCAAAAGCCTCTCCTGACGACACTCGGCAGCGGGGAGAAGCGTGCTGCGCAAATTGTGGCGGACATTGCGGCGCTCAAGGCGGAAGGCTTCGATTCCATTGCCGTCATTACGAAGACCACAGCCGAAAGCCGGTTGGCCCATGAAGCGTTGCGGATTCAAGGATGCGAGGCTCTGCAGCTCATTACGAAGGAGACGCTAGGCTTTGAAAAAGCGGTGATGGTCATTCCTGTGTATCTCGCCAAGGGTGTCGAGTTCGATGCAGTTTTGGTCTACGATGCTTCGCCTGAAGCTTACGGCCGGGACAACGAACGCAAGCTTCTTTATACGGCTTGTACGCGGGCCATGCACCGGCTTCATCTTTACACGACGGGCGATTGGTCGCCGTTCGTTCAGGCATTGCCTGCGAATTTGTACGAGAAAGCTTGA
- a CDS encoding helix-turn-helix transcriptional regulator, with amino-acid sequence MGIIINIDVMLAKRKMSVTELSERVGITMANLSILKNGKAKAIRLSTLEGICKALECQPGDILEYKSD; translated from the coding sequence ATGGGGATAATCATTAATATTGATGTGATGTTGGCTAAGAGGAAAATGAGTGTAACAGAGCTATCGGAGAGGGTTGGAATAACGATGGCTAACCTTTCTATATTGAAAAATGGAAAGGCAAAAGCGATAAGATTATCCACTTTAGAGGGGATTTGTAAGGCTTTAGAATGTCAGCCTGGCGATATTTTAGAATATAAAAGCGACTGA
- a CDS encoding DUF2975 domain-containing protein produces MERGTTLFLKAAVIVMGIPVLALCIFMVPEIANFIAELYPDHAYLKYLVFIDLYAAAIPFYFALYQALKLLSYIDHNKAFSELSVRVLKNIKICAIMISSLYVVGMPLFYLIAEKDDAPGIIVIGLVMIFASLVIAVFAAVLQKLLKEAIDIKSENDLTV; encoded by the coding sequence ATGGAACGAGGAACAACACTCTTTTTAAAGGCAGCGGTTATTGTGATGGGCATCCCAGTTCTTGCTTTGTGTATATTTATGGTGCCGGAAATTGCGAATTTTATAGCAGAGTTATATCCAGATCATGCTTATTTGAAATATCTCGTTTTCATCGATTTATATGCAGCAGCGATCCCTTTTTACTTTGCCCTGTATCAGGCTTTAAAACTTTTAAGTTATATTGACCACAATAAAGCTTTCTCGGAATTATCTGTACGTGTTTTAAAAAACATAAAAATTTGTGCAATCATGATCAGCAGCTTGTATGTGGTAGGCATGCCGCTATTCTATCTGATAGCGGAGAAAGACGATGCTCCAGGAATCATCGTAATCGGATTGGTCATGATTTTTGCCTCTTTGGTGATCGCCGTGTTTGCTGCTGTTCTCCAGAAGCTTTTGAAAGAGGCTATTGATATAAAATCAGAGAATGATTTGACAGTCTGA
- a CDS encoding DMT family transporter, with amino-acid sequence MMTGILFSLMAGALVSIQAIFNSKVNERAGTWATTTLVLGLGFLASLTIGFISEGRQLFAWQDMQTWFWFSGLIGVGVVMSLMQAMKRLSPTITIAIVMTSEVLFALLWDSLGWMGLAQVPFTINKLLGVLVIIGGIFVLKFGGRRERQEVSEAA; translated from the coding sequence ATGATGACAGGCATATTGTTTTCGCTTATGGCGGGCGCGCTCGTCAGCATACAAGCGATTTTTAACAGCAAGGTAAATGAACGGGCTGGAACGTGGGCAACCACGACGCTCGTATTGGGACTCGGATTTCTGGCCTCTTTGACCATTGGATTTATTTCGGAAGGGAGGCAGCTGTTTGCATGGCAGGATATGCAGACTTGGTTTTGGTTCAGCGGTTTAATCGGGGTTGGGGTTGTCATGAGCCTGATGCAGGCAATGAAGCGGCTTAGTCCGACAATAACGATTGCCATTGTTATGACTTCTGAGGTTTTATTTGCTCTATTATGGGATTCGCTTGGCTGGATGGGGCTTGCCCAGGTACCGTTTACAATCAACAAGCTGCTTGGCGTGCTGGTCATTATCGGTGGTATTTTTGTATTGAAATTTGGCGGCAGGCGTGAGCGGCAGGAAGTGTCTGAGGCGGCTTAG
- a CDS encoding cyclic nucleotide-binding domain-containing protein yields the protein MIEIKDRELLGHYLQLHQLESVFNEPLRSYLTLYNFEQEELICGQGETPQHMYVLVKGKIKVYTNSPEGKTLIISFKTPLEVIGDVEYIRGTEFLNTVEAVSPVIMIGIQHRWLDKHGKDYAPLLRFLLEKITRKFYFKSNSMSLNVMQPVDVRLASYLLSVSYDESDEQFKGELSTDNLKDVANLIGTSYRHLNRVIRQFCEEGLVERTKQWIVIKNKDALSKRANHHNYTLTDKKGEQGQ from the coding sequence ATGATTGAAATCAAAGACCGCGAGCTGCTCGGTCATTATTTGCAGCTGCACCAGCTGGAGTCTGTATTTAATGAGCCGCTGCGTTCTTATTTAACCTTGTACAACTTTGAACAAGAGGAGCTCATATGCGGTCAAGGGGAAACGCCTCAGCATATGTATGTGCTGGTGAAGGGGAAAATTAAAGTATACACGAACTCGCCGGAGGGAAAGACGCTCATTATTTCTTTTAAGACGCCGCTTGAGGTCATTGGCGATGTGGAATATATTCGCGGCACGGAGTTTCTCAATACAGTAGAGGCCGTATCTCCCGTAATTATGATAGGGATTCAGCATCGCTGGCTAGATAAGCATGGGAAGGATTATGCGCCGCTGCTGCGATTTTTATTGGAGAAAATTACGCGGAAGTTTTATTTTAAATCTAATTCCATGAGCTTGAATGTCATGCAGCCTGTGGATGTACGCCTGGCAAGCTATTTGCTGTCGGTTTCCTACGACGAATCCGATGAGCAGTTTAAAGGGGAGCTCAGCACGGACAATTTGAAGGATGTCGCGAATTTGATTGGCACAAGCTATCGGCACCTAAACCGGGTCATACGGCAGTTTTGTGAGGAAGGCCTCGTCGAGCGTACGAAGCAATGGATTGTTATTAAAAATAAGGATGCCTTAAGCAAACGGGCCAATCATCATAATTATACATTAACGGATAAGAAGGGAGAGCAGGGCCAATGA
- a CDS encoding DMT family transporter, which produces MKGILFAILGGACITLQGIANTRISGSIGTWQAATLTQFTGFFVAFIILMCVGAGKWREFRQVKPLYLAGGSFAAIIIFSNVTAIQQIGVTLMVSMLLIAQLGMTFIIETNGFFGLKKQKINGAQLIGIGMMISGVFLLKG; this is translated from the coding sequence ATGAAAGGGATTTTGTTTGCGATATTAGGAGGGGCATGTATTACGCTGCAGGGAATAGCAAATACCAGAATTAGCGGAAGCATAGGAACGTGGCAAGCCGCAACACTTACCCAATTTACAGGCTTTTTCGTGGCCTTTATTATTTTAATGTGCGTAGGTGCTGGAAAATGGCGTGAATTTCGACAGGTAAAGCCTTTATATTTGGCAGGAGGCTCTTTTGCAGCTATTATTATTTTCAGTAATGTAACGGCCATTCAACAGATTGGCGTAACGCTGATGGTATCGATGCTGCTGATCGCCCAGCTCGGCATGACCTTTATAATTGAGACGAATGGCTTTTTTGGCTTGAAGAAGCAAAAAATAAATGGGGCGCAATTGATCGGCATTGGCATGATGATAAGCGGTGTGTTTTTATTAAAAGGCTGA
- a CDS encoding FAD-dependent oxidoreductase produces the protein METLTCIVIGAGYAGIHAMKELRKNLINGKRSQSIRFVLIDKNSYHLRKVILFKPAVTDENICIPLAEMFPEGVEHIEATVTEVKKAEKKLLLRNGNGEEQTIYYDVLVVAIGSIIRQHDEEKGGLPLATLEHAKNIRTAWRANLQQAAIEANPAERERLMTIAVAGAGISGIETAAELAHYVRADAKQLGLEPNQVHIRLFNAHERLFLDGPGKVASKLEQLLTDNGVTVVHRSRVLLEAAGRLHLSSGEELPAGLLIWTLGLMPNPALRQLGLPITEGGFVKIDASYRVKAASGIYSIGDCAKVIDPETGRSDGLTCKEAIPQAARLGKVIAADLEGKTAPRHTGYIDSFSIGLGPERGLTWVHKWGMDIMITGKMAYRIKQFTWNIASSIK, from the coding sequence ATGGAAACATTGACCTGTATCGTAATTGGAGCGGGATATGCTGGTATTCATGCGATGAAGGAATTACGCAAAAATTTAATTAACGGTAAAAGAAGCCAGTCTATCCGATTTGTATTAATTGACAAAAATAGCTATCACTTGCGCAAGGTCATCCTTTTTAAGCCAGCGGTAACAGATGAAAATATTTGCATACCTCTTGCCGAAATGTTCCCAGAAGGTGTGGAGCATATTGAGGCAACCGTCACAGAGGTTAAAAAGGCAGAAAAAAAACTGCTGCTGCGCAATGGGAATGGGGAAGAGCAGACGATATATTACGATGTGCTGGTAGTAGCTATTGGCAGCATCATTCGGCAGCATGACGAGGAAAAAGGCGGATTGCCGCTTGCTACTTTGGAACATGCGAAGAACATTCGGACAGCATGGCGAGCTAATTTACAGCAGGCTGCTATCGAAGCCAATCCGGCCGAGCGAGAGCGCCTTATGACGATTGCTGTAGCGGGAGCTGGCATAAGCGGCATTGAAACAGCGGCCGAATTAGCCCATTATGTTAGGGCAGATGCAAAGCAGCTGGGATTGGAGCCGAATCAAGTACACATTCGCTTGTTTAATGCGCATGAAAGATTATTTTTGGATGGGCCAGGCAAAGTGGCCTCGAAATTAGAGCAGCTGCTAACGGATAACGGAGTAACAGTCGTTCATAGAAGCCGAGTGCTGTTGGAAGCAGCCGGGCGCCTACATTTGTCCAGTGGTGAAGAGCTGCCCGCTGGCTTGCTCATTTGGACATTAGGACTTATGCCAAACCCGGCTTTAAGACAGCTGGGCTTACCGATAACAGAGGGCGGGTTTGTCAAAATAGATGCAAGCTATCGGGTTAAGGCTGCCAGTGGTATATACAGTATTGGGGATTGCGCAAAAGTGATCGATCCGGAGACGGGACGTTCAGACGGCCTGACCTGCAAGGAGGCCATTCCGCAAGCGGCTAGACTTGGCAAGGTGATAGCAGCTGATCTTGAAGGGAAGACGGCTCCAAGGCATACAGGCTATATAGATAGCTTCAGCATCGGACTAGGACCAGAAAGGGGATTAACATGGGTGCACAAATGGGGAATGGATATAATGATTACTGGGAAAATGGCGTACCGAATTAAACAATTTACATGGAATATAGCCAGCTCCATTAAGTAA
- a CDS encoding RidA family protein, with the protein MTEQTIASRLEVLGIVLPSASEPAAKYANFVKVNGLLFVSGKGPTGNPKGKLGQDYTTEEGYQFARQTGIEILAVLKSALNSLEHVKRVVKIQGFVNADAKFEEHHKVLNGCTDLMLDVFGDKGIHARSVFGAVSVRDNLPIIIDSIFEVDE; encoded by the coding sequence ATGACTGAACAAACAATAGCAAGCAGATTAGAAGTGTTAGGAATCGTTTTACCAAGTGCAAGCGAACCAGCAGCTAAGTATGCAAACTTCGTAAAAGTAAACGGGTTATTGTTCGTATCAGGTAAAGGGCCCACTGGAAACCCGAAAGGTAAGTTAGGTCAGGACTATACTACAGAAGAAGGTTATCAGTTTGCACGACAAACTGGGATTGAAATTTTAGCTGTACTGAAATCAGCTTTAAACTCGCTGGAGCATGTGAAAAGGGTGGTTAAAATTCAGGGTTTTGTTAATGCCGACGCTAAGTTTGAAGAACATCATAAAGTGTTAAATGGTTGTACTGATCTTATGCTGGACGTGTTCGGAGATAAGGGCATTCATGCACGTTCAGTGTTTGGAGCTGTTTCCGTTAGAGACAATCTTCCAATCATAATTGACTCAATATTTGAAGTTGATGAATAG